A window of the Choristoneura fumiferana chromosome 30, NRCan_CFum_1, whole genome shotgun sequence genome harbors these coding sequences:
- the LOC141444824 gene encoding uncharacterized protein isoform X26, with translation MRLSIALLGLVALAAVSGLPQPRVDLTEQVIQQETTSSATFSSSSSSTEREVIKDGGEDIEESSSTANSEQHQSSSSISREEIISQSVDKDDSSSRSQSEQSSQFSSQSELLTQVSGGKFINKSSSQQEQEAISSESESIAKSSKNSRMSSESEEERSASSKKSIKSSKSSKQEMSASKSNRSTSEKRSESSREEDYQEEMIKRRLSKKTDQSDDDCDEGPDGQGRPSKPEQPGKPGPPGKPEQSNHQGHPGKPGQPGQPGKPGQPGQPGQPGQPGQPGKPDQPGQPDQPGGPGKPGQPGKPGQPGKPGQPGKPGKPGQPGQPGQPGKPGQPGKPGQPGKPGQPGKPRQPGQPGQPGQPGQPGQPGQPCQPGQPGQPEEPNQPDQPGGPGEPGQPGKPGQPGQPGQTGKPGQPGKPGNPGQPWQPGQPGQPGKPGQPEQPDQPGGPGKPEQPGKPGQPGKPGKPGQPGQPGQPGKPGQPGKPGKPGQPGQPGQPGKPGQPGKPGQPGKPGQPGQPGQPCQPGQPGQPEEPNQPDQPGGPGKPGQPGKPGQPGQPGQPGKPGQPGKPGKPGQPWQPGQPEQPGKPGQPGKPGQPGQPGQPGQPGQPGQPGQPEEPNQPDQPGGPGEPGQPGKPGQPGKPGQPGKPGQPGKPGQPGQPGQPEQPGGPGEPGQPGKPGQPGKPGQPGQPGQPGQPGKPGQPGQPGQPGQPGQPCQPGQPGQPEEPNQPDQPGGPGEPGQPGKPGQPGKPGKPGQPGQPGQPGKPGQPGKPGKPGQPGQPGQPGKPGQPGKPGQPGKPGQPGQPGQPEQPGGPGEPGQPGKPGQPGKPGQPGQPGQPGQPGKPGQPGQPGQPGQPGQPCQPGQPGQPEEPNQPDQPGGPGEPGQPGKPGQPGKPGKPGQPGQPGQPGKPGQPGKPGQPGQPGQPGQPCQPGQPGQPEEPNQPDQPGGPGKPGQPGQPGQPGKPGQPGKPGKPGQPWQPGQPEQPGKPGQPGKPGQPGQPGQPGQPGQPGQPGQPEEPNQPDQPGGPGEPGQPGKPGQPGKPGQPGKPGQPGKPGQPGQPGQPGQPGGPGESGQPGKPGQPGKPGQPGQPGQPGKPGQPGKPGQPGQPGQPGQPGQPGQPEEPNQPDQPGGPGEPGQPGKPGQPGKPGKPGQPGQPGQPGKPGQPGQPGKPGQPGQPGQPGKPGQPGKPGQPGQPGQPCQPGQPGQPEEPNQPDQPGGPGKPGQPGKPGQPGQPGQPGKPGQPGKPGKPGQPWQPGQPEQPGKPGQPGKPGQPGQPGQPGQPGQPGQPGQPEEPNQPDQPGGPGEPGQPGKPGQPGKPGQPGQPGQPEQPGGPGEPGKPEQPDQPGGPGKPGQPGKPGQPGKPGQPGQPGQPEQPGGPGEPGKPGKPGQPGKPGQPGQPGQPGQPGKPGQPGQPGQPGQPCQPGQPGQPEEPNQPDQPGGPGEPGQPGKPGQPGQPGQPGKPGQPGKPGNPGQPWQPGQPGQPEQPDQPGGPGKPEQPGKPGQPGKPGMPGQPGQPGQPGKPGQPGKPGKPGQPGQPGQPGKPGQPGKPGQPGKPGQPGQPGQPCQPGQPGQPEEPNQPDQPGGPGKPGQPGKPGQPGKPGQPGQPGQPGKPGQPGKPGKPGQPWQPGQPEQPGKPGQPGKPGQPGQPGQPGQPGQPGQPGQPEEPNQPDQPGGPGEPGQPGKPGQPGKPGQPGKPGQPGKPGQPGQPGQPGQPGGPGEPGQPGKPGQPGKPGQPGKPGQPGKPGQPGQPGQPCQPGQPGQPEEPNQPDQPGGPGKPGQPGKPGQPGQPGQPGKPGQPGKPGKPGQPWQPGQPGQPGKPDQPGQPGQQGQPGQADQPGQTGQPDQPGTAGKPGKGGKTIHTSATSSQAQREQRASSQSNYEAIDANGNSFQKKSEQQQVSSEQASSSSFDKEEFDRDGSFKKSSHKQASVGQEASSSESSEMQKSQGGGSDVRKSSQTQSESQRQAAFSNQEEFSSGGSSSSSEQVMKESSLVKSEQSSSSASETSSSEADLSSDERSRSSFSSSSSSSSSFSSSSSSSSETIEEEC, from the exons ATGCGGTTGTCAATAGCTCTTTTGGGCTTAGTG gctcTGGCGGCCGTCAGTGGTCTGCCAC AACCCAGGGTCGACTTGACTGAACAGGTCATACAGCAGGAAACTACTTCCTCAGCGACCTTCAGCTCGTCATCATCCTCCACTGAAAGAGAG GTGATCAAGGATGGGGGAGAGGACATCGAAGAGTCTTCGTCTACTGCCAATAGTGAACAGCACCAGAGCAGCTCGTCCATCAGCCGCGAAGAAATAATCTCCCAGTCAG TTGACAAAGATGACAGCAGTTCCAGAAGCCAGAGTGAACAATCGAGTCAGTTTAGCTCTCAGAGCGAGCTGCTGACCCAGGTCAGCGGGGGCAAGTTCATAAACAAGTCCAGCTCACAGCAAGAGCAGGAAGCTATCAGCAG CGAAAGCGAATCGATTGCGAAATCTAGTAAAAACAGCAGGATGTCTTCTGAAAGCGAGGAGGAACGCAGTGCGAGCAGCAAAAAGTCCATCAAGTCTTCCAAATCAAGTAAACAAGAAATGTCCGCAAGCAAAAGCAACAGATCTACCTCCGAGAAGAGGTCTGAGTCAAGTCGGGAAGAAGACTATCAAGAAGAAATGATTAAAAGACGATTGAGCAAGAAAACAGACCAGTCTGATGACGATTGCGACGAAGGCCCAGATGGACAAGGACGACCAAGCAAGCCAGAACaaccaggcaaaccaggaccGCCAGGTAAACCAGAACAATCTAACCATCAAGGGCATCCAGGCaaaccaggtcaaccaggacagccaggcaaaccaggacagccaggtcaaccagggcagccaggacaaccaggacagccaggcaaaccagatCAACCAGGTCAGCCAGATCAACCAGGTGgtccaggcaaaccaggacagccaggcaaaccaggacagccaggcaaaccaggacagccaggcaaaccaggaaagccaggacaaccagggcaaccaggacagccaggcaaaccaggacagccaggcaaaccaggacagccaggcaaaccaggacagccaggcaaaccaagacaaccaggtcaaccagggcagccaggacaaccaggacaaccaggccAACCAGGGCAACCATgccaaccaggacagccaggtcaaccagaaGAACCAAACCAGCCAGATCAACCAGGTGGTCCAGGcgaaccaggacagccaggcaaaccaggacagccaggtcaaccaggacaaacaggcaaaccaggacagccaggcaaaccaggaaaCCCAGGACAACCATGgcagccaggacaaccaggacagccaggcaaaccaggtcAACCAGAGCAGCCAGATCAACCAGGTGGTCCAGGCAAACCAGaacagccaggcaaaccaggacagccaggcaaaccaggaaagccaggacaaccagggcaaccaggacagccaggcaaaccaggacagccaggcaaaccaggaaagccaggacaaccagggcaaccaggacagccaggcaaaccaggacagccaggcaaaccaggacagccaggcaaaccaggacaaccaggccAACCAGGGCAACCATgccaaccaggacagccaggtcaaccagaaGAACCAAACCAGCCAGATCAACCAGGTGgtccaggcaaaccaggacagccaggcaaaccaggacagccaggtcaaccagggcaaccaggcaaaccaggacagccaggcaaaccaggaaaGCCAGGACAACCATGGCAGCCAGGACAACCAGaacagccaggcaaaccaggacagccaggcaaaccagggcagccaggacaaccaggacaaccaggccAACCagggcaaccaggacagccaggtcaaccagaaGAACCAAACCAGCCAGATCAACCAGGTGGTCCAGGcgaaccaggacagccaggcaaaccaggacagccaggcaaaccaggacagccaggcaaaccaggacagccaggcaaaccaggacaaccaggtcaaccagggCAGCCAGAACAACCAGGTGGTCCAGGcgaaccaggacagccaggcaaaccaggacagccaggcaaaccaggacagccaggtcaaccagggcAACCAGgccagccaggcaaaccagggcagccaggacaaccaggacaaccaggccAACCAGGGCAACCATgccaaccaggacagccaggtcaaccagaaGAACCAAACCAGCCAGATCAACCAGGTGGTCCAGGcgaaccaggacagccaggcaaaccaggacagccag gcaaaccaggaaagccaggacaaccagggcaaccaggacagccaggcaaaccaggacagccaggcaaaccaggaaagccaggacaaccagggcaaccaggacagccaggcaaaccaggacagccaggcaaaccaggacagccaggcaaaccaggacaaccaggtcaaccagggCAGCCAGAACAACCAGGTGGTCCAGGcgaaccaggacagccaggcaaaccaggacagccaggcaaaccaggacagccaggtcaaccagggcAACCAGgccagccaggcaaaccagggcagccaggacaaccaggacaaccaggccAACCAGGGCAACCATgccaaccaggacagccaggtcaaccagaaGAACCAAACCAGCCAGATCAACCAGGTGGTCCAGGcgaaccaggacagccaggcaaaccaggacagccag gcaaaccaggaaagccaggacaaccagggcaaccaggacagccaggcaaaccaggacagccaggcaaaccaggacaaccaggacaaccaggccAACCAGGGCAACCATgccaaccaggacagccaggtcaaccagaaGAACCAAACCAGCCAGATCAACCAGGTGgtccaggcaaaccaggacagccaggtcaaccagggcaaccaggcaaaccaggacagccaggcaaaccaggaaaGCCAGGACAACCATGGCAGCCAGGACAACCAGaacagccaggcaaaccaggacagccaggcaaaccggggcagccaggacaaccaggacaaccaggccAACCagggcaaccaggacagccaggtcaaccagaaGAACCAAACCAGCCAGATCAACCAGGTGGTCCAGGcgaaccaggacagccaggcaaaccaggacagccaggcaaaccaggacagccaggcaaaccaggacagccaggcaaaccaggacaaccaggtcaaccagggcagccaggacaaccaggtgGTCCAGGCGAATcaggacagccaggcaaaccaggacagccaggcaaaccaggacagccaggtcaaccagggcaaccaggcaaaccaggacagccaggcaaaccagggcagccaggacaaccaggacaaccaggccaaccaggacagccaggtcaaccagaaGAACCAAACCAGCCAGATCAACCAGGTGGTCCAGGcgaaccaggacagccaggcaaaccaggacagccaggcaaaccaggaaagccaggacaaccagggcaaccaggacagccaggcaaaccaggacagccaggccaACCAGGAaagccaggacaaccagggcaaccaggacagccaggcaaaccaggacagccaggcaaaccaggacaaccaggccAACCAGGGCAACCATgccaaccaggacagccaggtcaaccagaaGAACCAAACCAGCCAGATCAACCAGGTGgtccaggcaaaccaggacagccaggcaaaccaggacagccaggtcaaccagggcaaccaggcaaaccaggacagccaggcaaaccaggaaaGCCAGGACAACCATGGCAGCCAGGACAACCAGaacagccaggcaaaccagggcagccaggcaaaccagggcagccaggacaaccaggacaaccaggccAACCagggcaaccaggacagccaggtcaaccagaaGAACCAAACCAGCCAGATCAACCAGGTGGTCCAGGcgaaccaggacagccaggcaaaccaggacagccaggcaaaccaggacaaccaggtcaaccagggCAGCCAGAACAACCAGGTGGTCCAGGCGAACCAGGAAAGCCAGAACAACCAGATCAACCAGGTGgtccaggcaaaccaggacagccaggcaaaccaggacagccaggcaaaccaggacaaccaggtcaaccagggCAGCCAGAACAACCAGGTGGTCCAGGCGAACCAGGaaagccaggcaaaccaggacagccaggcaaaccaggacagccaggtcaaccagggcAACCAGgccagccaggcaaaccagggcagccaggacaaccaggacaaccagggcAACCATgccaaccaggacagccaggtcaaccagaaGAACCAAACCAGCCAGATCAACCAGGTGGTCCAGGcgaaccaggacagccaggcaaaccaggacagccaggtcaaccaggacaaccaggcaaaccaggacagccaggcaaaccaggaaaCCCAGGACAACCATGgcagccaggacaaccaggacaacCAGAGCAGCCAGATCAACCAGGTGGTCCAGGCAAACCAGaacagccaggcaaaccaggacagccaggcaaaccaggaatgccaggacaaccagggcaaccaggacagccaggcaaaccaggacagccaggcaaaccaggaaagccaggacaaccagggcaaccaggacagccaggcaaaccaggacagccaggcaaaccaggacagccaggcaaaccaggacaaccaggccAACCAGGGCAACCATgccaaccaggacagccaggtcaaccagaaGAACCAAACCAGCCAGATCAACCAGGTGgtccaggcaaaccaggacagccaggcaaaccaggacagccaggcaaaccaggacagccaggtcaaccagggcagccaggcaaaccaggacagccaggcaaaccaggaaaGCCAGGACAACCATGGCAGCCAGGACAACCAGaacagccaggcaaaccaggacagccaggcaaaccagggcagccaggacaaccaggacaaccaggccAACCagggcaaccaggacagccaggtcaaccagaaGAACCAAACCAGCCAGATCAACCAGGTGGTCCAGGcgaaccaggacagccaggcaaaccaggacagccaggcaaaccaggacagccaggcaaaccaggacagccaggcaaaccaggacaaccaggtcaaccagggcagccaggacaaccaggtgGTCCAGGcgaaccaggacagccaggcaaaccaggacagccaggcaaaccaggacagccag gcaaaccaggacagccaggcaaaccaggacaaccaggccAACCAGGGCAACCatgtcaaccaggacagccaggtcaaccagaaGAACCAAACCAGCCAGATCAACCAGGTGgtccaggcaaaccaggacagccaggcaaaccaggacagccaggtcaaccagggcaaccaggcaaaccaggacagccaggcaaaccaggaaaGCCAGGACAACCATGgcagccaggacaaccaggacagccaggcaaaccagatcaaccaggtcaaccaggtcAACAAGGGCAACCAGGACAGGCAGATCAACCAGGACAGACCGGACAACCAGATCAACCAGGAACTGCAGGAAAACCTGGAAAGGGAGGAAAGACAATTCATACGAGTGCGACTTCGAGCCAAGCTCAGAGAGAGCAGCGAGCCAGTAGTCAATCGAATTATGAAGCAATTGATGCTAATGGAAATTCCTTCCAGAAAAAATCGGAGCAACAACAAGTATCTTCTGAACAAGCTTCTTCATCTAGCTTTGATAAGGAGGAGTTCGATAGAGACGGCAGTTTTAAGAAATCCAGCCACAAACAGGCTTCTGTCGGCCAAGAAGCATCTTCGAGTGAAAGCAGCGAAATGCAAAAAAGCCAAGGAGGCGGCTCTGATGTTAGAAAGAGCTCTCAAACTCAGTCTGAGAGTCAAAGACAAGCGGCATTCAGCAATCAAGAAGAATTCAGCTCCGGTGGTTCTAGTTCCAGCAGTGAGCAAGTCATGAAAGAGTCATCATTGGTTAAATCTGAGCAATCCTCATCTTCTGCGTCTGAAACAAGCTCAAGCGAAGCCGACTTGAGCTCAGACGAAAGAAGCCGTAGCAGTTTTTCTTCATCATCAAGTTCATCATCTAGCTTCTCATCTTCCTCATCCTCATCATCTGAGACCATTGAGGAAGAAtgttga